The proteins below come from a single Natrinema sp. SYSU A 869 genomic window:
- a CDS encoding DNA-directed RNA polymerase subunit N, with protein MMVPVRCFTCGNVVAEHWEEFDERANEGDEDPEMVLDELGVDRYCCRRMLVSHKDLVDVVSPYQ; from the coding sequence ATGATGGTACCGGTCCGGTGTTTCACCTGTGGCAACGTCGTCGCCGAACACTGGGAGGAGTTCGACGAACGAGCAAACGAGGGCGACGAGGATCCCGAAATGGTCCTCGATGAGCTCGGCGTCGATCGCTACTGCTGTCGACGCATGCTCGTCAGTCACAAGGATCTAGTCGACGTCGTCTCCCCGTACCAGTAA
- a CDS encoding 50S ribosomal protein L13: protein MSLAEFDADLVVDAQDCILGRVASEVAQRALDGNRVAIVNAEDAVITGDEDDIFETYRTRLELGSDRGPYYPKRPDMIFKRSVRGMLPYKKTRGREALDSVRVYVGNPYENDDDHETEVIEGTSLDRLSNIRFVHLHEVSEQLGANVTW, encoded by the coding sequence ATGAGTCTCGCAGAGTTTGACGCAGATCTCGTCGTCGACGCACAGGACTGTATTCTCGGTCGCGTCGCAAGCGAAGTCGCCCAGCGCGCGCTGGACGGCAACCGTGTTGCGATCGTCAACGCCGAGGACGCAGTTATCACCGGCGACGAGGATGACATCTTCGAGACGTACCGTACGCGGCTAGAACTTGGCTCGGACCGCGGGCCGTACTACCCCAAACGACCGGACATGATCTTCAAGCGGTCCGTTCGCGGGATGCTTCCGTACAAGAAAACCCGTGGCCGCGAGGCACTCGACAGCGTCCGCGTCTACGTCGGCAATCCCTACGAGAACGACGACGATCACGAAACGGAAGTGATCGAGGGGACGTCGCTGGACCGCCTGTCGAACATCCGCTTCGTCCACCTACACGAAGTGTCCGAACAGTTAGGTGCTAACGTCACATGGTAA
- a CDS encoding 30S ribosomal protein S9, with protein MVTNTSGKKKTAVARATVREGEGRVRINSQPVELVEPEMSRLKMLEAFRIVGEDLRDEMDINVSVEGGGISGQADAVRTAIARGIVQHSNDAELRDAFMEFDRSLLVNDVRQSEPKKWGGPGARARYQKSYR; from the coding sequence ATGGTAACCAACACGAGTGGCAAGAAAAAGACGGCCGTCGCTCGCGCTACGGTGCGCGAAGGCGAGGGTCGCGTTCGAATCAATTCCCAACCCGTCGAACTGGTCGAACCCGAAATGTCCCGGCTCAAGATGCTCGAGGCGTTCCGCATCGTGGGCGAGGACCTGCGCGACGAGATGGACATCAACGTCAGCGTCGAGGGCGGCGGAATCAGTGGACAGGCCGACGCTGTCCGGACCGCCATCGCACGCGGGATCGTCCAGCACTCGAACGACGCCGAACTCCGCGACGCGTTCATGGAGTTCGATCGGTCGCTGCTGGTCAACGACGTTCGTCAGTCCGAACCGAAGAAGTGGGGCGGCCCGGGCGCTCGGGCGCGCTACCAGAAGTCCTACCGCTAA